The following are encoded together in the Culex pipiens pallens isolate TS chromosome 1, TS_CPP_V2, whole genome shotgun sequence genome:
- the LOC120419687 gene encoding glycine, alanine and asparagine-rich protein-like, translated as MRAFVLFSACLAIVSADIGLKLRKAAAANAAGVTSYDQQDGSTNFQSLSAEGFSGAVSTGAAAAGDSQYDFGYQAGLAAASASSGAATRFGGASATASADVKYFVKPEIVKKHFYYHVAPEAEAGAEPEARVEIQPQTHYKVLFIKTPSAAAAAAARAAARTRTQEKTIVYVLVKNSEAEGKAAADATVDTYASAKPEVYFIKYNGASAAAQAGASAAAGASSGAFGGAGAGSLSADFAGASAASVGDAGHNAGAAAAAAVSAVAAAATASGLGAFDGFETEDSFGSTPSGFGSTTVNSLDF; from the exons ATGCGTGCCTTCGTG CTATTCTCTGCCTGTTTGGCGATCGTGTCTGCCGACATCGGGCTGAAGCTGCGGAAGGCTGCCGCGGCCAATGCTGCCGGAGTGACCAGCTACGATCAGCAGGATGGCAGTACCAACTTCCAATCGCTGAGCGCTGAAGGATTCAGTGGAGCCGTTTCAACGGGAGCTGCCGCAGCCGGAGATTCGCAGTACGACTTTGGATATCAGGCTGGTCTGGCCGCTGCTTCCGCTAGCTCTGGAGCTGCAACCCGTTTCGGAGGAGCCAGCGCCACGGCGTCTGCCGATGTCAAGTACTTCGTCAAGCCGGAAATTGTGAAGAAGCACTTCTACTACCACGTCGCTCCGGAAGCGGAAGCTGGCGCTGAGCCAGAGGCTCGCGTTGAGATCCAGCCGCAGACCCACTACAAGGTGCTGTTCATCAAGACCCCGTCCGCTGCGGCCGCAGCCGCTGCCCGTGCCGCCGCTCGTACCCGTACCCAGGAGAAGACCATCGTGTACGTGCTCGTGAAGAACTCCGAGGCGGAGGGCAAGGCCGCTGCCGATGCCACTGTCGACACCTACGCCAGTGCCAAGCCCGAGGTCTACTTCATCAAGTACAACGGAGCCAGTGCCGCCGCCCAGGCCGG agcctctgctgctgctggagctAGTTCTGGAGCCTTCGGAGGTGCTGGCGCAGGTTCCTTGTCGGCTGATTTTGCAGGAGCTTCTGCCGCATCGGTTGGCGATGCTGGGCACAATGCTGGAGCTGCCGCTGCTGCAGCCGTTTCCGCCGTTGCCGCAGCTGCTACTGCTTCCGGTTTGGGTGCGTTTGATGGATTCGAAACGGAGGATTCCTTCGGGAGCACCCCGTCCGGGTTCGGAAGCACCACCGTGAATTCGTTGGACTTTTAG